The Lysobacter panacisoli genome includes a window with the following:
- a CDS encoding peptidylprolyl isomerase, giving the protein MKKLLASALAAAVLSTVLTGSPALAQQAASGVQSIDGIAAVVDEDVILKTELDRAVNNILAQYAGREGQLPPRDVLERQVLERLILVKLQVVRAQETGVRVTDQEVEQAIGGIAAQNRVTPEQLRQQLAQEGTSYADFRTSIRDELLIQRLRQRFAQSRVTVSEAEVDAALAAQATAGTQYHLAHILVALPEGATPEQIATAQRKIEGVKGLLDRGEMDFAAAAVRYSDSPNALEGGDLGWRSSDEIPTAFASVMRSMTAGQVTAPIRGPSGFQLVKLVETRDSSQAAPAMVTEYQARHILIRVADPSEDAKAKAKAETLQARLMGGADFAVLAQENSQDQSSASKGGELGWFTRDDFGPDFGNAVAGLQPGQVSAPVRTQAGYHLVKLESTRQSNAGDKNRRAQVQETIGRRKLEDEWNRFLREMRGEAFVDVRVGKAADPTAAPAANGG; this is encoded by the coding sequence ATGAAGAAACTTCTCGCGTCTGCCCTCGCCGCCGCGGTGCTGTCCACCGTCCTGACCGGCTCACCCGCACTGGCCCAGCAGGCCGCATCGGGCGTCCAGTCCATCGACGGGATCGCCGCGGTCGTCGACGAGGACGTGATCCTCAAGACCGAGCTGGACCGGGCCGTGAACAACATCCTGGCCCAGTACGCCGGTCGCGAAGGCCAGCTCCCGCCGCGTGACGTACTCGAACGGCAGGTGCTGGAACGCCTGATCCTGGTGAAGCTGCAGGTCGTCCGCGCCCAGGAGACGGGCGTGCGCGTGACCGACCAGGAAGTCGAGCAGGCCATCGGCGGCATCGCCGCCCAGAACCGCGTCACCCCCGAGCAGCTGCGTCAGCAGCTGGCCCAGGAAGGCACGTCCTACGCCGACTTCCGCACGTCGATCCGCGACGAGCTGCTGATCCAGCGCCTCCGCCAGCGTTTCGCGCAGAGCCGCGTCACCGTCAGCGAGGCCGAGGTCGATGCCGCCCTCGCCGCGCAGGCGACCGCCGGCACGCAGTACCACCTCGCCCACATCCTGGTGGCGCTGCCGGAAGGCGCGACGCCGGAACAGATCGCCACCGCGCAGCGCAAGATCGAAGGCGTGAAGGGCCTGCTCGACCGCGGCGAGATGGACTTCGCGGCGGCCGCCGTGCGCTATTCCGACAGTCCCAACGCCCTCGAGGGCGGCGATCTCGGCTGGCGCAGCAGCGACGAAATCCCGACCGCCTTCGCCTCGGTCATGCGCAGCATGACGGCGGGCCAGGTCACTGCACCGATCCGCGGTCCGAGCGGCTTCCAGCTGGTCAAGCTGGTCGAGACCCGCGACTCCTCGCAGGCCGCGCCGGCGATGGTCACCGAGTACCAGGCACGCCACATCCTGATCCGCGTCGCCGACCCGTCCGAGGACGCCAAGGCCAAGGCCAAGGCCGAAACCCTGCAGGCTCGCCTGATGGGCGGCGCCGATTTCGCCGTGCTGGCGCAGGAAAACTCGCAGGATCAGAGCTCCGCGTCCAAGGGCGGCGAGCTGGGCTGGTTCACCCGCGACGATTTCGGCCCCGACTTCGGCAACGCCGTCGCCGGCCTGCAGCCGGGCCAGGTGTCGGCACCGGTGCGCACGCAGGCCGGTTACCACCTGGTCAAGCTCGAAAGCACCCGCCAGTCCAACGCCGGCGACAAGAACCGCCGCGCGCAGGTCCAGGAAACCATCGGTCGGCGCAAGCTGGAAGACGAATGGAACCGCTTCCTGCGCGAGATGCGCGGCGAAGCCTTCGTGGACGTGCGCGTCGGCAAGGCCGCCGATCCCACGGCTGCACCCGCCGCCAACGGCGGCTGA
- the apaG gene encoding Co2+/Mg2+ efflux protein ApaG, which yields MERSINYAIDITVATRYLDEQSEPGQDRYVFAYTINIRNSGSVPARLTHRHWLITDGNGKVQEVEGEGVVGEQPWLRPGDDFEYTSGAVLETTHGMMEGTYSMLADDGTTFDAPVPAFSLAVPRTLH from the coding sequence ATGGAACGCAGTATCAATTACGCCATCGACATCACCGTGGCGACCCGCTATCTCGACGAGCAGTCCGAGCCGGGTCAGGACCGGTATGTCTTCGCTTACACCATCAACATCCGCAACAGCGGCAGCGTGCCCGCGCGGCTCACGCACCGTCACTGGCTGATCACCGACGGCAACGGCAAAGTGCAGGAGGTCGAAGGCGAAGGCGTGGTCGGCGAACAGCCTTGGCTGCGGCCCGGCGACGATTTCGAGTACACCTCCGGCGCGGTGCTGGAAACCACGCACGGCATGATGGAGGGCACCTACAGCATGCTTGCCGACGATGGCACGACGTTCGATGCGCCGGTCCCGGCGTTCAGTCTCGCCGTCCCACGCACCCTGCACTGA
- a CDS encoding symmetrical bis(5'-nucleosyl)-tetraphosphatase: MSIWAIGDLQGCYDATQRLLERIAFDPARDRLWFCGDLVNRGGQSLETLRLVHSLREYSVVVLGNHDLSLLAIGERREDEQRKVNPDLQRIVLAEDRDELLGWLRTQKLVHVDRNLGWMMVHAGLAPQWSTQMAERFAREVEERLHGDQFRRLLRNMYGDKPAWHPKLAGIDRHRAIINIFTRLRYCTPRGRISFEDKGSPGTQPAGLYPWYEVPGRVERDLKVVCGHWSTLGLFIGHGVHAIDTGAVWGGKLTALQLDTDELRLVQVPGRDVPAQQPRPRPPHHPDDRRPRRPNPQNGQPRRNHRPPQAQQPRQNETPRDVPVESDHD; this comes from the coding sequence ATGAGCATCTGGGCCATCGGCGATCTGCAAGGCTGCTACGACGCGACGCAGCGACTGCTGGAGCGCATCGCCTTCGATCCGGCGCGCGACCGCCTGTGGTTCTGCGGCGACCTGGTCAATCGCGGCGGACAGTCGCTGGAAACCCTGCGCCTGGTCCATTCGCTGCGCGAATACAGCGTGGTGGTTTTGGGTAACCACGATCTTTCGCTGCTCGCCATCGGTGAACGTCGCGAGGACGAGCAGCGCAAGGTCAATCCGGACCTGCAGCGCATCGTGCTGGCCGAGGATCGCGACGAACTGCTTGGCTGGCTGCGCACGCAGAAGCTCGTGCACGTGGACCGCAACCTCGGCTGGATGATGGTGCACGCCGGCCTCGCCCCGCAGTGGTCGACGCAGATGGCGGAACGTTTCGCGCGCGAAGTCGAGGAACGCCTGCACGGCGACCAGTTCCGCCGCCTGCTCAGGAACATGTACGGCGACAAGCCGGCCTGGCATCCCAAGCTCGCCGGCATCGATCGCCATCGCGCGATCATCAACATCTTCACCCGCCTGCGTTACTGCACGCCGCGCGGCCGCATCTCGTTCGAAGACAAAGGCAGTCCCGGCACGCAGCCGGCTGGCCTGTATCCCTGGTACGAAGTGCCGGGGCGCGTCGAGCGCGACCTCAAGGTCGTGTGCGGCCACTGGTCCACGCTGGGACTGTTCATCGGCCACGGCGTGCACGCGATCGACACCGGCGCGGTCTGGGGCGGCAAGCTCACCGCGCTGCAGCTCGACACCGACGAACTACGGCTGGTGCAGGTGCCCGGCCGCGACGTGCCGGCACAGCAGCCGCGTCCGCGGCCGCCGCACCATCCCGATGACCGTCGTCCGCGTCGCCCGAACCCGCAGAACGGCCAACCGCGTCGCAACCACCGTCCGCCGCAGGCACAACAGCCGCGCCAGAACGAAACGCCGCGCGACGTTCCGGTGGAAAGCGACCACGATTGA
- a CDS encoding dihydrofolate reductase, with product MALSLIAALDRNSAIGRDNDLPWRLPDDLKRFKALTLGKPVLMGRKTAQSLGRALPGRRNLVLTRSGQVPFDGMEAVASIDDALRIANDDGAPELCVIGGGEIYTLCLPRATHLHLTHVDTVVDDADAVFPAFDPARWRVVAREWHAADVKHAFAFEFVDYERVAG from the coding sequence ATCGCGCTCAGTCTGATCGCCGCGCTCGATCGCAACAGCGCCATCGGCCGCGACAACGACCTGCCGTGGCGGCTACCCGACGATCTCAAGCGCTTCAAGGCGCTCACGCTCGGCAAGCCGGTGCTGATGGGGCGCAAGACCGCGCAGTCGCTCGGTCGCGCACTGCCGGGTCGACGAAACCTGGTGCTGACGCGCTCGGGGCAGGTGCCGTTCGATGGCATGGAAGCGGTCGCATCGATCGACGACGCGTTGCGCATCGCGAACGACGACGGCGCGCCGGAACTGTGCGTGATCGGCGGCGGCGAGATCTACACGCTGTGCCTGCCGCGCGCGACGCACCTGCACCTCACCCACGTTGACACCGTGGTCGATGACGCGGACGCGGTCTTTCCTGCGTTCGATCCCGCACGGTGGCGCGTGGTCGCGCGCGAATGGCACGCAGCCGATGTGAAGCACGCCTTCGCGTTCGAGTTCGTGGATTACGAGCGCGTCGCCGGCTGA
- the rsmA gene encoding 16S rRNA (adenine(1518)-N(6)/adenine(1519)-N(6))-dimethyltransferase RsmA: MSTRSHHFSEPAKKHLGQHFLHDRRIIDNIVHAVDPKPGDRLVEIGPGQGAITFPLLDRHGELTVIEFDRDLIFPLTEAARAHGTLEVIHRDVLTVDFSALARNSGNEGGQIRLVGNLPYNLSSPILFHALEHATAIRDMHFMLQKEVVDRMAAGPGSKVYGRLGVMLQAYCHVTPLFDVPPGAFRPPPKVDSAVVRLVPRAPEAIGIDDPAMYSAVVRDAFGQRRKTLRNALSNLCDAAAIEAAGVRPDARAEQIEVADFVRLANALAARA; encoded by the coding sequence ATGAGCACGCGCAGCCACCACTTCAGCGAGCCGGCCAAGAAGCATCTGGGCCAGCACTTCCTGCACGATCGCCGGATCATCGACAACATCGTGCACGCCGTCGATCCCAAGCCCGGCGATCGCCTCGTCGAGATCGGACCCGGCCAGGGCGCGATCACTTTCCCGCTGCTCGACCGTCACGGCGAACTCACCGTCATCGAGTTCGATCGCGACCTCATCTTCCCGCTCACCGAGGCCGCGCGCGCGCACGGCACGCTGGAAGTGATCCATCGCGACGTGCTGACCGTCGACTTCAGCGCGCTCGCGCGCAACAGCGGCAACGAAGGCGGACAGATCCGGCTGGTCGGCAACCTGCCCTACAACCTGTCCTCGCCGATCCTGTTCCATGCGCTGGAACACGCCACGGCGATCCGCGACATGCACTTCATGCTGCAGAAGGAAGTCGTCGATCGCATGGCCGCCGGGCCCGGCAGCAAGGTGTATGGACGCCTCGGCGTGATGCTGCAGGCGTACTGCCACGTGACCCCGCTGTTCGACGTCCCGCCAGGCGCGTTCCGTCCGCCGCCGAAGGTGGATTCGGCGGTGGTGCGGCTGGTGCCGCGCGCGCCGGAAGCCATCGGCATCGACGATCCGGCGATGTACTCCGCAGTCGTGCGCGATGCCTTCGGCCAGCGCCGCAAGACGCTGCGCAATGCGCTGTCGAACCTGTGCGATGCGGCCGCGATCGAGGCCGCCGGCGTGCGTCCGGACGCGCGCGCGGAGCAGATCGAGGTCGCCGATTTCGTGCGTCTGGCCAACGCGCTGGCCGCGCGCGCCTAG
- the pdxA gene encoding 4-hydroxythreonine-4-phosphate dehydrogenase PdxA, which yields MTPVRLALVPGEPAGIGPELCVRLAHQPRQHSLTVFADRRTLQAASDVVGLPLRLLDADASATQPGELALVEIPNEVEPVFGNPEPRNAAAVIRALREAAQGCLDGRFDGVVTGPVHKAVINEGGIAYSGTTELLAEQAGRDVVMMLANDVVRVALVTTHLPLRAVADAITPDALARTLRIVHDALRDDFGIAEPTVAVLGLNPHAGEAGHLGREELDVVEPTLDRLRAQGLRLVGPLPADTAFLPARLRGFDAVVAMYHDQGLPVLKYSGFERAVNLTLGLPYPRVAVDHGTALELAGTGVADPSSLFAAADTCARIAHIRRNLPA from the coding sequence ATGACGCCGGTTCGGCTCGCGCTGGTGCCGGGCGAGCCGGCGGGTATCGGTCCCGAGCTGTGCGTGCGGCTGGCCCATCAGCCGCGCCAGCATTCCCTCACCGTATTCGCCGACCGGCGCACGCTGCAGGCAGCGTCCGACGTCGTCGGCTTGCCGCTGCGCCTGCTCGATGCCGACGCGTCCGCGACACAGCCCGGCGAGCTGGCGCTGGTCGAGATCCCCAATGAAGTCGAGCCCGTCTTCGGCAACCCTGAACCGCGCAATGCGGCCGCGGTGATCCGCGCGCTGCGCGAGGCCGCGCAAGGCTGCCTCGATGGCCGCTTCGACGGCGTCGTCACCGGTCCGGTGCACAAGGCGGTGATCAACGAAGGCGGTATCGCCTACAGCGGCACCACCGAACTGCTGGCCGAACAGGCCGGTCGCGATGTGGTGATGATGCTCGCCAACGACGTCGTGCGCGTGGCGCTGGTCACGACCCATCTACCGCTGCGTGCCGTCGCCGATGCGATCACCCCGGACGCACTCGCGCGCACGCTGCGCATCGTCCACGACGCGCTGCGCGACGACTTCGGTATCGCCGAACCGACCGTCGCCGTGCTCGGCCTCAACCCGCATGCGGGCGAGGCCGGCCATCTTGGACGCGAGGAACTCGACGTCGTCGAGCCCACGCTCGATCGCCTGCGCGCGCAGGGCCTGCGGCTGGTTGGACCGCTTCCCGCGGACACCGCGTTCCTGCCCGCGAGACTGCGCGGCTTCGACGCGGTGGTGGCGATGTACCACGACCAGGGATTGCCGGTGCTGAAGTACAGCGGCTTCGAGCGCGCGGTGAACCTGACCCTCGGCCTGCCCTACCCGCGCGTCGCGGTCGACCACGGCACCGCGCTGGAACTGGCCGGCACCGGCGTCGCCGATCCGTCCAGCCTGTTCGCGGCGGCCGACACCTGCGCCCGCATCGCCCACATCCGCCGTAACCTGCCCGCATGA